One window of Agromyces rhizosphaerae genomic DNA carries:
- a CDS encoding TadE/TadG family type IV pilus assembly protein produces MGPGGPRARRRVRRCDRPRDGVLSRLRRSLARERGSALVESMLVTVLLVALAVAVVQLALALHVRNTVLDAAAEGARYAALAGNGAADGIERTRVLIDAAVSDAYARDVTATVSTARGAEVVEVRVRAPLPLVGLIGLEAALDVSGHAVVETYG; encoded by the coding sequence GTGGGGCCTGGCGGGCCCCGCGCTCGGCGGCGTGTTCGACGCTGCGATCGACCGCGTGATGGGGTTCTGAGCCGGCTGCGGCGGTCGCTCGCTCGCGAGCGGGGCTCGGCGCTCGTCGAGTCGATGCTCGTGACGGTGCTGCTCGTGGCGCTCGCGGTCGCGGTCGTGCAGCTCGCGCTCGCCCTGCACGTGCGCAACACGGTGCTCGACGCGGCCGCCGAGGGGGCGCGGTACGCGGCGCTCGCGGGCAACGGCGCGGCCGACGGCATCGAGCGCACGCGTGTCCTGATCGACGCGGCCGTGTCGGACGCGTACGCGCGGGACGTGACGGCGACGGTGAGCACCGCGCGCGGTGCCGAGGTCGTCGAGGTGCGCGTTCGGGCGCCGCTGCCGCTCGTGGGACTCATCGGGCTCGAGGCCGCGCTCGACGTGAGTGGGCACGCGGTGGTGGAGACGTACGGATGA
- a CDS encoding pilus assembly protein TadG-related protein, with protein sequence MRRLRAQLADDESGSTLLLTIGCCVLGLAVIIVTIGATSLYLERKRLFTIADGAALAGAEAFALADVRREGDRLVVDLAPADVSAAVAEHLAASVGVDSDVRVVHATSVDGRSATVTLGTVWRAPIVGEFLPAEVPIEVTSVARSVFSG encoded by the coding sequence ATGCGGCGGCTGCGGGCGCAACTGGCGGACGACGAGTCGGGCTCGACGCTGCTGCTGACGATCGGATGCTGCGTGCTCGGCCTGGCGGTCATCATCGTGACGATCGGAGCGACGTCGCTCTACCTCGAGCGCAAGCGCCTCTTCACGATCGCCGATGGTGCCGCGCTCGCCGGGGCGGAGGCGTTCGCGCTCGCCGACGTGCGGCGCGAGGGCGACCGACTGGTCGTGGATCTGGCGCCCGCGGATGTCTCCGCGGCGGTGGCGGAGCACCTCGCGGCGAGCGTCGGCGTCGACTCCGACGTGCGCGTCGTGCACGCGACGAGCGTCGACGGGCGCAGCGCCACGGTGACGCTCGGCACGGTCTGGCGCGCGCCGATCGTGGGGGAGTTCCTCCCCGCCGAGGTGCCGATCGAGGTGACGAGTGTCGCGAGGTCGGTGTTCTCCGGCTGA
- a CDS encoding carbon-nitrogen hydrolase family protein — translation MKAAIVQYPPVFLDLERTLEHAVQHIEEAAGLGAELVVFPEAWFPGYPMWIQRTRPEGEEDVVHVLIARLQDNAVDLASDGLAPVRRAAREHGVVVVAAHQEIDRAHSGTIFNSVAIIDADGTILNNHRKVMPTFPERMVWGFGDASTIRVVETAVGRVGALLCWENLMPLARYALYAQMPEIYVAPTADEGDGWQATMQHIARESCAYVLGGSTSWRTADLPADVPFRDRLVDDEEEWISPGDAVVYEPFGSAVAGPMHRGRGLLVAEIDIEKCRLPRVWFDVTGHYARPDLFQLHVNTTPQSPVSFGA, via the coding sequence ATGAAGGCGGCGATCGTGCAGTACCCGCCCGTGTTCCTCGACCTCGAGCGCACGCTCGAGCACGCGGTGCAGCACATCGAGGAGGCCGCCGGGCTCGGGGCCGAGCTCGTCGTCTTCCCCGAGGCGTGGTTCCCCGGGTATCCGATGTGGATCCAGCGCACCCGCCCGGAGGGCGAGGAGGACGTCGTGCACGTGCTCATCGCGCGCCTGCAGGACAACGCCGTCGACCTGGCATCCGATGGCCTCGCACCCGTGCGGCGAGCGGCACGAGAGCACGGCGTCGTCGTGGTCGCGGCCCACCAGGAGATCGACCGCGCGCACAGTGGCACGATCTTCAACAGCGTCGCGATCATCGACGCCGACGGCACGATCCTGAACAACCACCGCAAGGTGATGCCGACGTTCCCCGAGCGCATGGTGTGGGGGTTCGGGGATGCCTCGACGATCCGAGTCGTCGAGACGGCGGTCGGTCGCGTGGGGGCGTTGCTGTGCTGGGAGAACCTCATGCCGCTCGCGCGATACGCGCTCTACGCGCAGATGCCGGAGATCTACGTCGCGCCCACGGCCGACGAGGGGGATGGCTGGCAGGCGACGATGCAGCACATCGCGCGCGAGAGCTGCGCGTACGTGCTCGGCGGCTCGACGAGCTGGCGGACGGCGGATCTGCCCGCCGATGTGCCGTTCCGCGACCGGCTGGTCGACGACGAGGAGGAGTGGATCAGTCCGGGCGACGCGGTCGTGTACGAGCCGTTCGGGTCAGCGGTCGCCGGCCCCATGCATCGCGGGCGGGGACTGCTCGTCGCCGAGATCGACATCGAGAAGTGCCGCCTTCCGCGGGTGTGGTTCGACGTGACCGGCCACTATGCCCGGCCCGACCTGTTCCAGCTGCACGTGAACACGACGCCGCAGTCGCCGGTGAGCTTCGGCGCGTGA
- a CDS encoding LuxR C-terminal-related transcriptional regulator, which yields MARETLRPGGPGRRARARAVPLVGRDAELAGIRSALRDRGALLVGPAGIGKTRLAHAAGDERTDADVYRIRGAASVASMPLGPIFEAVGAPAGADPTASAISVLRERRRSRPQLLVVDDAHLFDDDSARVIAHLVDVIGCGAIVTLRAGERCPESFTMLWKDELIERHVIEPLAPDAVVEIASLLVGADLDPRAERWIVNAARGLPLCVRELVGAAVEDGDLVVEHGEARLAADAAVAAPPRLREVIGAQVARLDDASLRALAALELAQPVPLEVLQRVVTTAGLESLRERGMAVDGLGGIELGHPLHGEVAMATLDEEALDVVRVELAEAFEEDDPARSAVLLLESGGTPDPAGLRRALERALSVQRVDLARVIASALANADRSARTLSLSAELTAMTQDWATADRLFAEARALAVGEEEIGEVACAESRARFEFGHDVVAARDVAVAAEARLTGRPRDAVAAFEARARMFVEPMDPLWEFFRDHAFDRDLPWGAAGVVATDALASAWKTGRVGAGMAIAERLGDVPGQRMYDTLRMLQLHVALATWASGTEASRAVWRMLFDLASRSGNPSGEILVPTAEVLIEARRGRARATARALVETEWSARAGAHRIHAPVVLAEYAVAAASLVRPPADVARVLGELEQPIADGRAQSEPLRHLASARIAFRTQGLSAVSAHLDRGVEVAARQHTRLYELLCRRERVMLGLGDADDVERMDEIARIADIPGGGLPQIMADEARAVIEADAAGLDAVALRAAGFGADSIAWEASVRSHALHRAAGSARAALVAELRVRQIAPVFADQWIAAPTFVGILSEREHEVLAEVAAGASNGEVGERLFLSPHTVKRHLERITERIGVHGRAALADLVGDARLDAFPVD from the coding sequence ATGGCGCGAGAGACGCTCCGGCCGGGTGGACCCGGTCGTCGTGCTCGTGCGCGCGCCGTGCCTCTGGTCGGTCGAGACGCTGAGCTCGCCGGCATCCGCTCCGCGCTGCGCGACCGCGGCGCGCTGCTGGTCGGCCCGGCCGGCATCGGCAAGACCCGCCTCGCCCACGCCGCCGGCGATGAGCGGACGGACGCGGACGTGTATCGCATCCGCGGCGCCGCATCCGTCGCATCGATGCCGCTCGGCCCGATCTTCGAGGCGGTCGGGGCGCCGGCGGGCGCCGACCCGACCGCATCGGCGATCTCGGTGCTGCGCGAACGGCGCCGCAGCAGGCCGCAACTGCTGGTCGTCGACGACGCCCACCTCTTCGACGACGACTCGGCCCGGGTGATCGCCCACCTCGTGGACGTGATCGGATGCGGTGCGATCGTCACCCTGCGCGCGGGTGAGCGCTGCCCGGAGTCGTTCACGATGCTCTGGAAGGACGAGCTGATCGAGCGTCACGTGATCGAGCCGCTCGCGCCCGATGCGGTGGTGGAGATCGCCTCGCTGCTCGTGGGCGCCGACCTCGACCCCCGCGCCGAGCGATGGATCGTCAACGCCGCTCGCGGGCTGCCGCTGTGCGTCCGGGAACTCGTGGGCGCGGCAGTCGAGGACGGCGACCTGGTGGTGGAGCACGGCGAGGCACGGCTGGCGGCCGACGCAGCGGTCGCCGCTCCGCCCCGGCTGCGAGAGGTGATCGGCGCACAGGTCGCCCGCCTCGACGATGCCTCGCTCCGTGCGCTCGCCGCGCTGGAGCTCGCGCAGCCGGTGCCCCTGGAGGTGCTGCAGCGGGTCGTCACGACGGCCGGCCTCGAGTCGCTGCGCGAACGGGGGATGGCGGTCGACGGGCTCGGCGGCATCGAGCTCGGGCACCCGCTCCACGGCGAGGTCGCGATGGCGACACTCGACGAGGAGGCGCTCGACGTCGTGCGCGTCGAGCTCGCAGAGGCGTTCGAGGAAGACGATCCGGCCCGATCTGCGGTGCTCCTCCTCGAGAGCGGGGGAACGCCCGACCCGGCCGGGCTCAGGCGCGCCCTCGAGCGCGCGCTCTCGGTGCAGCGCGTCGACCTCGCTCGCGTGATCGCGTCGGCGCTCGCGAACGCCGACCGGTCCGCGCGCACGCTCTCGCTCTCCGCCGAGCTCACCGCGATGACGCAGGACTGGGCCACGGCGGATCGACTGTTCGCCGAGGCGCGTGCGCTCGCGGTCGGCGAGGAGGAGATCGGCGAGGTCGCGTGCGCCGAGTCGCGCGCCCGGTTCGAGTTCGGCCACGACGTGGTCGCCGCCCGCGACGTGGCGGTCGCGGCGGAGGCGCGCCTCACGGGCCGCCCTCGTGACGCCGTGGCGGCGTTCGAGGCCCGCGCGCGCATGTTCGTCGAGCCGATGGATCCGCTCTGGGAGTTCTTCCGCGATCACGCGTTCGACCGGGACCTGCCCTGGGGTGCCGCTGGCGTCGTCGCGACGGACGCGCTGGCGAGCGCCTGGAAGACCGGTCGCGTCGGCGCGGGCATGGCCATCGCGGAACGCCTCGGCGACGTGCCCGGCCAGCGCATGTACGACACCCTCCGGATGCTGCAGCTGCACGTGGCGCTCGCGACCTGGGCGTCCGGCACGGAGGCGTCGCGAGCGGTCTGGCGGATGCTGTTCGACCTCGCCTCCCGCAGCGGCAACCCGTCGGGTGAGATCCTCGTGCCGACCGCGGAGGTGCTGATCGAGGCGCGTCGCGGCCGCGCGCGGGCGACGGCGCGCGCGCTCGTCGAGACGGAGTGGTCGGCGCGCGCCGGCGCGCACCGCATCCACGCACCGGTGGTGCTCGCCGAGTACGCCGTCGCCGCCGCGTCGCTGGTGCGCCCCCCGGCGGACGTGGCGCGCGTGCTCGGGGAATTGGAGCAGCCGATCGCCGACGGCCGCGCGCAGAGCGAGCCGCTGCGGCATCTCGCGTCTGCGCGCATCGCGTTCCGAACGCAGGGCCTGTCAGCCGTCTCCGCGCACCTCGATCGGGGCGTGGAGGTCGCCGCGCGGCAGCACACCCGGCTCTACGAACTGCTCTGCCGTCGCGAGCGCGTGATGCTGGGGCTGGGTGACGCCGACGACGTCGAGCGGATGGACGAGATCGCACGCATCGCCGACATTCCGGGCGGCGGCCTGCCGCAGATCATGGCCGACGAGGCGCGGGCCGTCATCGAGGCGGATGCCGCGGGGCTGGACGCGGTCGCGCTGCGCGCGGCGGGGTTCGGGGCGGACTCGATCGCCTGGGAGGCATCCGTTCGCTCCCATGCCCTGCACCGGGCGGCGGGGTCGGCGCGTGCGGCGCTGGTCGCCGAACTGCGCGTGCGACAGATCGCGCCCGTGTTCGCCGACCAGTGGATCGCGGCGCCGACGTTCGTGGGGATCCTCAGCGAGCGCGAGCACGAGGTGCTCGCCGAGGTCGCGGCAGGGGCCTCGAACGGCGAGGTCGGCGAGCGGCTCTTCCTCTCGCCGCACACCGTCAAGCGCCACCTCGAGCGCATCACCGAGCGCATCGGCGTGCACGGCCGCGCGGCGCTCGCCGACCTCGTGGGCGACGCCCGCCTCGACGCCTTCCCGGTCGACTGA
- the prfB gene encoding peptide chain release factor 2: MLELDLSQEISALRTTFRDIRAVVDVDRLESEIADLSEQAGAPDLWDDVDHAQKVTSALSHKQADLARVKKVDQRLDDLEVLVELANEMGDEDSAAEARDELAALTKTIGDLEVQTLLDGEWDPKPAVITIRAGAGGVDASDFAEMLLRMYLRWAEQHKYPAKVLDTSYAEEAGIKSATIEVDAPYAFGTLSVEAGTHRLVRMSPFNSAGKRQTSFAAVEVIPLMEEAVEVEIPENDIRVDVFRSSGPGGQSVNTTDSAVRITHLPTGIVVSMQNEKSQIQNRAAAMRVLQSRLLLQQREEEAAKKKELAGTITASWGDQMRSYVLAPYQMVKDLRTEFEVNNPTNVFDGDLDGFIAAGIRWRKQQQAQPA, from the coding sequence ATGTTGGAACTTGACCTCTCGCAGGAGATCTCCGCCCTGCGCACCACCTTCCGTGACATCCGCGCCGTCGTCGACGTCGACCGGCTCGAGTCGGAGATCGCCGACCTCAGCGAGCAGGCAGGCGCCCCCGACCTGTGGGACGACGTCGACCACGCCCAGAAGGTCACGAGTGCCCTGAGCCACAAGCAGGCCGACCTCGCCCGCGTGAAGAAGGTCGACCAGCGGCTCGACGACCTCGAGGTGCTCGTCGAGCTCGCCAACGAGATGGGCGACGAGGACAGCGCCGCCGAGGCCCGCGACGAGCTCGCAGCGCTCACCAAGACCATCGGCGACCTCGAGGTGCAGACCCTGCTCGACGGCGAGTGGGACCCGAAGCCCGCGGTCATCACGATCCGCGCGGGCGCCGGCGGCGTCGACGCGAGCGACTTCGCCGAGATGCTGCTGCGCATGTACCTGCGCTGGGCCGAGCAGCACAAGTACCCGGCGAAGGTGCTCGACACGAGCTACGCCGAGGAGGCCGGCATCAAGTCGGCGACCATCGAGGTCGACGCGCCCTACGCGTTCGGCACGCTCTCGGTCGAGGCCGGCACGCACCGCCTGGTGCGCATGAGCCCCTTCAACTCCGCGGGCAAGCGGCAGACGAGCTTCGCGGCCGTCGAGGTCATCCCGCTCATGGAGGAGGCCGTCGAGGTCGAGATCCCCGAGAACGACATCCGCGTCGACGTGTTCCGCTCGTCGGGCCCCGGCGGCCAGTCGGTCAACACGACCGACTCCGCCGTGCGCATCACGCACCTCCCGACCGGCATCGTCGTGTCGATGCAGAACGAGAAGTCGCAGATCCAGAACCGCGCCGCCGCGATGCGCGTGCTCCAGTCGCGCCTGCTGCTGCAGCAGCGCGAGGAGGAGGCCGCGAAGAAGAAGGAGCTCGCCGGCACCATCACCGCGAGCTGGGGCGACCAGATGCGCTCCTACGTGCTCGCGCCGTACCAGATGGTCAAGGACCTCCGCACCGAGTTCGAGGTCAACAACCCCACGAACGTCTTCGACGGCGACCTCGACGGCTTCATCGCCGCGGGCATCCGCTGGCGTAAGCAGCAGCAGGCGCAGCCGGCCTAG